The window CGTTACAGtgacccatggatcatctctgtacGTCACCCGAGGGTAACTGATGTAACATACCTATACATatcaattatacaaatattagtaaaatatatagcattaattaattgtattggaaaaaaattatgaatagaTTGACATACCTGATCAGCTTGCGAACCAAGAATGAAGGGATCATAGTATTGAAGTTTCCGCCGCGAATgaactgatgtaacaccaaacgCATCAATCTTCACTCCTCTATCTGGGGTGGTGTCATACCAATCACAATAGAATACTACACAACGCAATCCAACCATTCCAGGAAATTGGATTTCCAATATTTCTTTTATGTTGCCGTAGTAGACATCGTCACcggaagaagatgaaacaccAGCATCATATGTTGTCTTAGAATGACCTTTccttgtgaatgcatatcctcgcgtacaaaattttggatatgattTGACCACATAGTTTGGTCCCTGCACAAATTCGCGTATCCAATCATCGAACACAaaacctctggccaaaccatcattcacctacaaattaaaaacatatatgagtgaaaagttaattagtttatattaaatttaaactacTCATTTGCATAGGGTAATATGATATATGACTCACATAACTACGAAGCCACACAGCAAATCCGTTATCTCTAAGTTGTTGAAGCTCATCTTCTGTTGCATGCCTGTGAGTCATACGCAACTCCGCCATATATAcactatatacaaaaatattatcaatatgaaataaatttattgaatattaatCTAACAatgtaaatgaaaaaatatttttacctcTCATATTGTAGAACATCTTCACAGTTGGTGagcaaatatgtttgcaaatgagcGTGCTCAGTGTCCGTAAGTCTGCGCTTCGTGaattttccgctaagtcgtcctaTTTCCTTGAACATGCTTGGGACAGTAACATGATATGTTGCTCTCTCCCCTCtgtcatcatgccgagcaggtcttcggTGTTTTGTATGCACTTCTGGTGGAAAATAATTTTCAGCAAAGATtgcagtttcttcattgatcaccTGTGCCACTATAGATCCTTCCACCCTGCTTTGATTTTTGACCATCTTCTTCAGATGATGCATATAACGCTCAAAAATATACATCCATCtgtactgcacaggaccaccaagttccaattctcttgcGAGATGAATAGCAAGATGTTCCATTACATCAAAGAATgatggaggaaatatcttctcaaggttgcacatGCTGACTGGTGCGTTTGTCTTCAAATTATTAATACCCTCTTCAGTCACTACTCTGCTGCATAAGTCGCGGAAGAAaacacttatccctgcaattgcttcatgaacattacgTGGCAATAATGCTGAAAAAGCAAACGGGAGGAGGCGCTGCATAattacatgacaatcatgactcttcaagCCACTAAACTTTCCTTCGCTTCTATCAACGCAGTTCCCCAAATTTGATGCATATCCGTCAGGAAATTTCACTTTATCtgtaatccaatcaaagaactctTCTTTTCTAGCACCATCCAGCCGATAAATGGGAAAAGGGGCCGTACCGTTCTCATCAACGTGAAGTTCAGAACGATCACagatatcgactaaatccaaccttgacttcaaattatccttcgTTTTACCTTGGATGTTAAGGACTGTGTTCATCAGATTGTCGAagaagttcttctcaatatgcatgacatctaaattatgccgcAATAGATGAGTCTTCCAATATGGCAGATCCCAGAAAATActctttttgtgccagttatgtagctCTCCAACCGCACTGACTCGAATGTTTTCATGTCCACCTAcatctggcgtcctttctgcatcAAAATCCCTAAACTGCTTCAACAAATTTTCCCCACTAACTTCCTCAGGTGGACCATCAAACACctgcttgttcttcgtaaacgaaGTCTTACTCCTGCGGTATGGATGATCAGGTGGAAGAAATcgtctgtgacagtcaaaccaacacgttttccttccgttctttagttggaaagcatcggtgtcatcttgacaatatggacatgatagcctcccatgtgttgtccatccagataacataccatatgctggaaagtcacttattgtccacataagtactgcccgcatctgaaagttttctttgcacgaaacatcgtatgtctcAAAACCATgcgcccatagttgttgcaactcatatatcagTGGTTGAAGAAACACATCTAGTGATCTTTTAGGATGATCTGGACCGGGGACGAGAattgagagaaacaaaaactctcgtcgcatgcACAAGCTCGGCGGTAAGTTGTACGGGGTCACGAtaactggccatagagaatactgtcttccatgctttccaaacgggctgaaaccatcagtagataatccaagataaacatttcttctctcttccGCAAATTCTGGATATGTTGACTGGAAATGTTTCCAAGCCTtcgcatctgaaggatgtctaatCTCACCATTTGTGGAATGCtctgcatgccatctcattgcttTTGCTGTGCGCTCACACTGATACAACCTCTTCaatctttccgtcaaaggcaaataccacattcttTTGAACGGGATCGGAACTCTTCCCCTCGTCTCCTGATAACGAggtttcccacaaaatttgcatacaTTTCGTGTCTCATCCGCTCtccagtagatcatgcagttgtcaatACATACATCTATCACTTCGTACGGTAGTTGAAGACCGGCTacaagtttctgaacctcgtagtatgaaccCGGTGCAAGGTTATCCTCAGGTAGAATACCTTTGACAAAATCAGTAATCGCATCCATGcattcttcagccaaattatagtcTGTCTTAATACCCATTAATCTAGTTGCAGATGATAAgactgaatgaccatctctacaATTTTGATACAAAGGTTGTTTTCCTGCATCTAACATATCAAAAAATCTCCTAGATTCGGGATTTGGTTCTTCCCCTCTATAATGATCatgtaccatctgctcagtacctacaccataaTCTA of the Brassica rapa cultivar Chiifu-401-42 chromosome A03, CAAS_Brap_v3.01, whole genome shotgun sequence genome contains:
- the LOC108869646 gene encoding uncharacterized protein LOC108869646, which translates into the protein MSSGAYYRSWMDKPHLDPNTNLLTEEYVQGIGEFMRLVQQQPDAKSGMLRCPCSTCNNNKVIKEFDVWTHLYMKGFSRNYKVWYLHGETGYEYGSTSEPQPVSELQPDIRLEEPRTDIDYGVGTEQMVHDHYRGEEPNPESRRFFDMLDAGKQPLYQNCRDGHSVLSSATRLMGIKTDYNLAEECMDAITDFVKGILPEDNLAPGSYYEVQKLVAGLQLPYEVIDVCIDNCMIYWRADETRNVCKFCGKPRYQETRGRVPIPFKRMWYLPLTERLKRLYQCERTAKAMRWHAEHSTNGEIRHPSDAKAWKHFQSTYPEFAEERRNVYLGLSTDGFSPFGKHGRQYSLWPVIVTPYNLPPSLCMRREFLFLSILVPGPDHPKRSLDVFLQPLIYELQQLWAHGFETYDVSCKENFQMRAVLMWTISDFPAYGMLSGWTTHGRLSCPYCQDDTDAFQLKNGRKTCWFDCHRRFLPPDHPYRRSKTSFTKNKQVFDGPPEEVSGENLLKQFRDFDAERTPDVGGHENIRVSAVGELHNWHKKSIFWDLPYWKTHLLRHNLDVMHIEKNFFDNLMNTVLNIQGKTKDNLKSRLDLVDICDRSELHVDENGTAPFPIYRLDGARKEEFFDWITDKVKFPDGYASNLGNCVDRSEGKFSGLKSHDCHVIMQRLLPFAFSALLPRNVHEAIAGISVFFRDLCSRVVTEEGINNLKTNAPVSMCNLEKIFPPSFFDVMEHLAIHLARELELGGPVQYRWMYIFERYMHHLKKMVKNQSRVEGSIVAQVINEETAIFAENYFPPEVHTKHRRPARHDDRGERATYHVTVPSMFKEIGRLSGKFTKRRLTDTEHAHLQTYLLTNCEDVLQYESVYMAELRMTHRHATEDELQQLRDNGFAVWLRSYVNDGLARGFVFDDWIREFVQGPNYVVKSYPKFCTRGYAFTRKGHSKTTYDAGVSSSSGDDVYYGNIKEILEIQFPGMVGLRCVVFYCDWYDTTPDRGVKIDAFGVTSVHSRRKLQYYDPFILGSQADQVCYISYPRVTYRDDPWVTVTQINPRGRVDGTSDDDEPLQPESTSNAQAVEDLANVELVEDLTEFGLDAVVHSEPEAEVGEFDEDSEDSD